The following proteins are encoded in a genomic region of Desulfonatronum thiodismutans:
- a CDS encoding GH36-type glycosyl hydrolase domain-containing protein, with translation MTLTTATIVEKSGQLRERLRWVLRFQENKDDEAPLRSELFSTSQMEEHGKILAGMHALGAEHAPERLLGRLAKNEKVLFEVRDLLTEVVQANRVIIPAGEWLLDNFYLIEEQILVAGKLLPKNYARKLPRLKDGPSRGLPRVYDIALETIAHGDGRVDLESLSGFVAAYQTVTPLRLGELWAIPIMLRLALIENLRRIAARIAVNRADRDLADHWADKILETAQKDPKKLILTVADMARSAPPMVSSFVAELARRLQGQGPALALPLAWVEQQLLESPLTIDQLVQSENQQQAADQLSISNSIAGLRVLSVIDWRRFVETLSAVEHILQRDPAGIYGRTHFNTRDQYRHVVEEIAKKGGLTEMEVARTAIELAGQGAAGAHGDSRTGHVGFYLIDIGRAQLESRVRAGSSVLDKLRGVGRRFPLLLYLGSIFFLTGIFTAGLLAKTRADGLDGVLLGLVAAVFLLAVSQPAIALVNLVATRLAKPHALPRMDFSKGIPPDSSTLVVIPAMLSSPESVTDLINALEVRFLAGREESLRFGLLTDFLDADQETVAEDAPLLLSAQQGIEGLNEKYKEAGDAFFLFHRSRQWNPRERIWMGYERKRGKLAALNALLRNNREGGPDGGFGADSRGDFSLIVGNLEVLRDVKYVITLDTDTDLPRDTAWQLVGAMAHPLNRPQYDEDKGRIVSGYGILQPRAAVSLPGTNRSRYARMYGIDAGIDPYTGVVSDVYQDLFGEGSYIGKGIYDVDAFDQVLRDRFPENLILSHDLIEGCHARSGLISDVQLFEEYPARYSEDVSRRTRWIRGDWQILRWIFPGVPGPKTKFTKNALSLLSRWKILDNLRRSLVPMALTLLLVFGWTVSATPWFWTAVVIGIVLVPALINCLMGFFNTKGHALMSHHLAGAAQAIGGCLAQSTFTLLCLPYEAATNGAAILRTMWRMGVSGRGLLEWNPPGLAHGTGRTASGLAALGASYRRMWIGPVAAMTVTGYLVPPQAMVPPGALVAALPLLVLWFVSPLIAWWISQPIRPPKVRLTDDQLVFLRKLSRKTWAFFEKFVGPEDHWLPPDNYQEAPRKVVAHRTSPTNMGFALLSNLSALDFGYINVGRFMERTENALGAMEGLARHRGHFYNWYDTQTREPLLPMYVSSVDSGNLAASLMTLREGLLALPDQKLTGDRLFDGIADTALVLMDVASGSIPAKLTQFMYDLESVRSSPPDASPPNASPAAKTLGDLKASLERLAITAREVDLSFEDNPESETMWWARSLEQQCRDAVDELNVLVPWAGPPFSGQIADQIIDQIPSLKDIPTLRRLACLDNDVPTLIEEMRQSSGTPEEKQRLDTFERLIMESSRSAGRSIARLEDLAHQCQKLARNMEFDFLYDSARRLLAIGYNVSEGRRDGSFYDLLASEARLSSFVAIAQGQLPQESWFALGRLLTIAGGESVLLSWSGSMFEYLMPLVIMPTYDQTILDQSCKAAVARQIDYGKQRGVPWGISESGYNMTDSLLNYQYKAFGVPGLGLQRGLAEDLVITPYASALALMVAPEAACRNLEDMSSRGFQGRYGFYEAIDYTPSHLPRGRTNAVVRSYMAHHQGMSLLALTHLLLDQPMRKRFEANPMFQATVLLLQERLPKSTAYHSQISELSESRKMSTSLKEKPLRISTTPHTSIPEVQLLSNGRYHVMVTNAGGGYSRWQDLAVTRWREDGTSDNWGAFCYIRDMSSGVFWSTAHQPTLKPAERYEAIFSEGRVEFRRRDEDIDTHTEIAVSPEDDIELRRITITNRSKTRRSIEVTSYAEVVLASPASDAAHPAFSNLFVQTEIIRPQCAIMATRRPRFADEQPPWMFHTMAVHGADMGEMSYETDRLRFIGRGNTPAAPEAMLSRLPLSGGEGPVLDPIVAIRCRITLDPETSATVNIITGAAQTRDVCAGLVGKYRDRYLVDRVFELAWTHSQVLLQQINATEADAQLYGRLAASVLYANSGLRADPGVIMKNLRGQSSLWGYSISGDLPIVLLWIEDRENIQLARQLVQAHAYWRLKGLAVDLVIINEDHAGYRQILHDQIMGFIAAGVHGKRADRPGEVFVRNADQISEEDRIIFQALARVVIRDSRGTLMDQLNRVGRDQPKIPALAPTRIFRPLPPMVAPQPREDLLFFNGIGGFTPDGREYVMTTSREQVTPAPWVNVLANPNFGAIVSENGPTYTWSENAHEFRLTPWHNDPVVDSSGEAFYLRDEDRGHFWSPMPHPVRGASPYVTRHGFGYTVFEHTERGISSEVWVFVAMNAPVKFTVLKVRNRCGRPRRLSATGFVEWVLGDVRPKTGMHVSTEIDPESGAILASNPYNTEFSRRVAFFNVDHATRTVSADRTEFIGRNKTLARPAAMTRSHLSGRVGAALDPCAAMHVVFDLDDGEDREIVFTLGAGQDSGHATRLARRYRDSTAARKNLEAVWLYWNHTLGAVQVETPDKSVDLLVNGWLLYQTIACRLWGRSGFYQSGGAFGFRDQLQDSMALIHAEPVLARAHLLRCAGRQFSEGDVQHWWHPPTGRGVRTKCSDDYLWLPLATCRYVQSTGDTGVLDETVHFINGRQLGHTEESYYDLPVRSEETASLYEHCVRAIQRGLRFGEHGLPLIGTGDWNDGMDMVGHEGKGESVWLGFFLCEVLNRFAEIARLRNDLDFSRQCRNEVARLGRNIEQHGWDGAWYLRAFFDDGTPIGSAESPECRIDSIAQSWSVLSGMGDEERSRAAMEAVDTYLVRREDNLIQLLDPPFDKSALNPGYIKGYVPGVRENGGQYTHAAIWTTMAFAALGDKRRAWELFAMINPVNHGNSAEEVKTYKVEPYVVAADVYGVEPHTGRGGWTWYTGSAAWMYRLIMESLLGFRMEANKLSFEPCLPAQWDAFTIRYRFRETNYRITIRQQQADEDEAATVTVDGVVQREMAVALVDDGQDHLVEVISAPAGRCWKQSNE, from the coding sequence ATGACGCTCACCACGGCGACAATTGTCGAAAAATCAGGTCAACTCCGGGAGCGTTTGCGCTGGGTTCTTCGTTTCCAGGAGAACAAAGACGACGAAGCGCCGCTGCGTTCCGAGTTGTTCAGCACCTCCCAGATGGAGGAACACGGTAAAATCCTCGCGGGCATGCATGCCTTGGGCGCGGAGCATGCCCCGGAGCGTCTGCTGGGAAGGCTTGCCAAGAACGAGAAGGTCCTGTTCGAGGTTCGCGATCTGCTGACTGAGGTGGTGCAGGCCAACCGCGTGATTATTCCGGCGGGGGAATGGCTGCTGGACAATTTTTATCTGATCGAAGAGCAGATTCTGGTGGCCGGGAAGCTGTTGCCCAAGAACTACGCCAGAAAGCTTCCCCGCCTGAAGGATGGCCCGTCCAGAGGCCTTCCCCGAGTATACGACATTGCCCTGGAGACCATCGCCCACGGCGACGGGCGGGTGGATCTGGAGAGCCTGAGCGGATTTGTCGCTGCCTATCAGACGGTTACGCCACTGCGTCTGGGAGAACTGTGGGCCATTCCGATCATGCTGCGCCTGGCCCTGATCGAAAATCTGAGGCGGATTGCCGCGCGAATTGCCGTGAACCGGGCCGACCGCGACCTGGCTGATCACTGGGCCGACAAAATTTTGGAGACAGCCCAAAAAGACCCCAAAAAGCTGATCCTCACGGTTGCCGACATGGCCAGGTCGGCTCCGCCCATGGTCAGCTCCTTTGTCGCGGAGCTGGCCCGTCGCCTCCAGGGACAGGGCCCGGCGCTCGCACTTCCTCTGGCCTGGGTCGAGCAGCAACTCCTGGAATCCCCCCTGACCATTGATCAACTGGTCCAATCGGAGAACCAGCAGCAGGCGGCTGATCAGCTTTCCATCAGCAACAGCATCGCGGGCCTGCGCGTCCTGAGCGTCATCGACTGGCGCCGATTCGTGGAGACTCTGAGCGCCGTTGAACACATCCTGCAAAGGGACCCGGCCGGAATCTATGGCCGCACGCACTTCAACACCCGGGATCAATACCGGCACGTGGTGGAGGAGATCGCCAAAAAAGGCGGACTCACCGAAATGGAAGTGGCCCGAACAGCCATCGAGCTGGCCGGACAAGGCGCTGCCGGGGCGCATGGCGACAGCCGGACGGGGCATGTCGGGTTCTACCTCATCGATATCGGGCGGGCTCAGCTTGAAAGTCGGGTTCGTGCCGGATCATCGGTCCTGGACAAGCTGCGTGGCGTTGGGCGCCGATTTCCCCTGCTCTTGTATCTCGGCTCGATTTTTTTCCTCACGGGGATATTCACCGCGGGTTTGCTGGCAAAGACCCGTGCGGACGGTTTGGACGGCGTGCTGCTTGGGCTCGTGGCCGCCGTATTCCTGCTGGCGGTCAGCCAGCCGGCCATAGCGCTGGTCAACCTTGTCGCGACACGTCTTGCCAAGCCGCATGCGCTTCCCCGCATGGATTTTTCCAAGGGCATTCCACCCGATTCGTCCACGCTGGTCGTGATCCCAGCCATGCTTTCCAGCCCGGAGAGCGTCACGGACCTGATCAATGCCCTGGAAGTCCGATTTCTGGCCGGACGGGAAGAAAGCCTGCGCTTTGGCCTGCTGACCGACTTCCTGGACGCGGACCAGGAGACCGTCGCCGAGGATGCACCGCTGTTGCTGTCGGCCCAACAAGGCATCGAGGGGTTGAACGAGAAATACAAAGAGGCCGGCGACGCCTTCTTTCTTTTTCATCGCTCCCGGCAATGGAACCCGCGGGAGCGGATCTGGATGGGCTATGAGCGGAAGCGGGGCAAACTCGCGGCGCTGAATGCGCTGCTCAGGAACAATCGTGAGGGCGGTCCTGATGGTGGTTTTGGGGCCGATTCCAGGGGCGATTTCTCGCTGATCGTGGGCAATCTCGAAGTGTTGCGGGACGTGAAGTACGTCATCACCCTGGACACGGACACGGACCTGCCGCGGGATACCGCATGGCAGCTCGTGGGCGCGATGGCCCATCCCTTGAACCGTCCCCAATACGACGAGGACAAAGGACGTATCGTGTCCGGATACGGCATCCTGCAGCCCCGGGCGGCCGTCAGCCTGCCGGGAACGAACAGGTCCCGGTATGCCCGGATGTATGGGATTGACGCCGGTATCGACCCCTATACCGGAGTTGTCTCGGACGTCTATCAAGATCTCTTCGGCGAAGGCTCGTACATCGGCAAGGGGATTTACGACGTCGACGCCTTTGATCAGGTGCTCCGGGATCGGTTTCCCGAGAACCTGATCCTCAGCCACGATCTCATCGAGGGATGCCATGCCCGGTCCGGGCTGATCAGCGACGTGCAGCTCTTCGAAGAGTATCCGGCGCGCTATAGTGAAGACGTGAGCCGCCGCACGCGCTGGATTCGTGGGGATTGGCAGATCCTGCGATGGATTTTTCCCGGCGTTCCCGGCCCGAAGACGAAATTTACGAAGAATGCGCTCTCACTCCTGTCCCGGTGGAAGATCCTGGACAATCTCCGGCGCAGTCTCGTGCCCATGGCGCTGACTCTCCTGCTCGTGTTCGGCTGGACCGTCTCGGCCACGCCCTGGTTCTGGACCGCGGTGGTCATCGGCATCGTGCTGGTTCCGGCCCTGATCAACTGCCTGATGGGCTTCTTCAATACAAAGGGCCACGCCCTGATGAGCCATCACCTTGCCGGCGCGGCCCAAGCCATCGGCGGATGCCTTGCCCAATCCACTTTCACGTTGCTCTGTCTGCCGTATGAGGCGGCCACCAATGGCGCCGCCATCCTGCGAACCATGTGGCGGATGGGGGTATCCGGCCGAGGGCTCCTGGAATGGAACCCGCCGGGTCTGGCCCATGGGACGGGACGAACAGCGTCGGGCCTGGCAGCGCTTGGCGCGTCGTATCGCCGGATGTGGATCGGCCCGGTCGCGGCCATGACCGTGACGGGGTATCTCGTTCCGCCTCAGGCAATGGTTCCGCCAGGGGCACTGGTCGCGGCCCTGCCGCTGCTGGTCCTCTGGTTTGTCTCTCCCCTGATTGCCTGGTGGATCAGTCAACCCATCAGGCCCCCAAAAGTCCGCTTGACCGATGATCAGTTGGTCTTCCTGCGCAAGCTGTCGCGCAAGACCTGGGCCTTTTTCGAGAAATTCGTCGGCCCCGAAGACCACTGGCTGCCCCCGGACAATTATCAGGAAGCACCACGCAAGGTGGTGGCGCACCGCACGTCGCCCACCAACATGGGTTTTGCGCTGCTCTCGAATTTGTCGGCCCTCGACTTCGGCTACATCAACGTCGGACGCTTCATGGAGCGCACGGAGAACGCCCTGGGGGCAATGGAAGGGCTGGCCCGGCACCGCGGCCACTTCTACAACTGGTACGACACCCAAACCCGCGAGCCGCTCCTGCCCATGTACGTTTCCTCGGTGGACAGCGGGAACCTGGCCGCGAGTCTGATGACCTTGCGTGAAGGGTTGCTCGCGCTTCCCGACCAGAAGCTCACGGGAGACCGGCTGTTCGACGGAATCGCCGATACGGCCTTGGTGCTCATGGACGTCGCGAGTGGAAGCATACCCGCGAAGCTGACCCAGTTCATGTACGACCTTGAGTCCGTCCGGTCTTCCCCTCCGGACGCGAGCCCGCCAAACGCGAGTCCGGCGGCCAAGACCCTTGGGGATCTGAAGGCGTCCCTGGAGCGGCTGGCAATAACCGCGCGAGAGGTGGATCTGAGCTTTGAAGACAACCCTGAAAGTGAAACCATGTGGTGGGCGCGGTCCCTTGAGCAACAATGCCGGGATGCGGTTGACGAGTTGAACGTGCTGGTGCCCTGGGCCGGGCCGCCCTTTTCCGGGCAAATTGCCGATCAAATTATTGATCAAATTCCCTCTCTCAAGGATATCCCCACGCTGCGCCGACTGGCCTGCCTTGATAATGACGTACCGACCCTGATTGAGGAAATGCGCCAAAGCAGCGGGACGCCGGAGGAAAAACAACGACTCGACACGTTTGAACGGCTGATCATGGAGTCCAGTCGCAGTGCCGGGAGAAGCATCGCCCGCCTGGAAGATCTTGCGCACCAGTGCCAGAAACTTGCCCGGAACATGGAATTCGACTTCCTGTACGACAGCGCGCGCCGTCTGCTGGCCATCGGCTACAACGTCAGCGAGGGGCGCAGGGATGGAAGCTTCTACGACCTGCTGGCTTCGGAAGCGCGGTTGAGCAGTTTCGTGGCCATTGCCCAGGGCCAACTGCCTCAGGAAAGCTGGTTTGCTCTGGGGCGGTTGCTGACCATTGCCGGCGGAGAGTCGGTTCTTCTGTCCTGGAGCGGCTCCATGTTTGAATATCTGATGCCGCTGGTGATAATGCCCACCTACGATCAGACGATTCTTGATCAAAGCTGCAAGGCGGCCGTGGCCAGGCAGATCGACTACGGCAAGCAACGCGGCGTGCCATGGGGAATTTCGGAATCCGGCTACAACATGACCGATAGTCTGCTCAACTATCAGTACAAGGCTTTTGGGGTGCCCGGTCTTGGTCTGCAACGCGGACTGGCCGAGGATCTGGTCATCACCCCCTATGCTTCGGCATTGGCGCTGATGGTGGCGCCCGAAGCAGCCTGTCGTAATCTTGAGGATATGTCGTCCCGTGGTTTTCAAGGCAGGTACGGATTCTACGAGGCCATTGACTACACACCAAGTCATCTGCCTCGCGGGCGGACCAACGCCGTGGTTCGTTCCTACATGGCCCACCATCAAGGCATGAGCCTGCTCGCCCTGACGCATCTGCTTTTGGACCAGCCCATGCGGAAACGGTTCGAGGCGAATCCCATGTTTCAGGCAACCGTGCTGTTGCTTCAGGAGCGGTTGCCCAAGAGTACGGCATACCACTCGCAAATCTCGGAATTGTCCGAGTCCCGGAAAATGTCGACCTCTTTGAAGGAGAAGCCGCTGCGCATCTCCACGACTCCGCATACGTCCATCCCCGAGGTGCAGCTCCTGTCCAACGGAAGATATCATGTCATGGTCACCAATGCCGGCGGCGGCTATAGCCGCTGGCAAGATTTGGCCGTGACCCGGTGGCGTGAAGATGGCACCAGCGATAATTGGGGGGCCTTCTGTTATATCCGGGACATGTCCAGCGGTGTCTTCTGGTCCACGGCGCACCAGCCGACGCTCAAGCCGGCCGAGCGCTACGAAGCCATCTTCTCCGAAGGCCGGGTCGAGTTCCGCCGCAGGGATGAGGATATCGACACCCATACGGAGATCGCCGTTTCACCCGAGGATGACATCGAGCTGCGCCGGATCACCATTACCAACCGGTCCAAGACCCGCAGGTCCATCGAAGTGACCAGCTATGCGGAAGTCGTCCTGGCATCGCCGGCGTCCGACGCGGCGCATCCAGCCTTCAGCAATCTCTTCGTCCAAACCGAGATCATCAGGCCCCAGTGCGCGATTATGGCCACCCGGCGACCTCGGTTTGCCGACGAGCAGCCGCCGTGGATGTTCCACACCATGGCCGTCCACGGCGCGGACATGGGCGAAATGTCCTATGAGACCGACAGGTTGCGGTTTATCGGTCGCGGGAACACGCCGGCCGCTCCCGAAGCCATGCTCAGCCGCTTACCCCTTTCCGGCGGCGAAGGGCCGGTCTTGGATCCCATCGTGGCCATTCGCTGCCGGATCACCCTGGATCCGGAAACATCGGCAACCGTGAACATCATCACCGGCGCGGCACAAACCCGCGATGTCTGTGCGGGACTGGTAGGCAAATACCGGGACCGCTATCTTGTGGACCGTGTTTTTGAGCTGGCCTGGACCCATAGCCAGGTGCTTCTGCAGCAGATCAACGCCACGGAAGCCGACGCGCAGCTCTACGGGCGGCTCGCGGCCTCGGTTCTTTACGCCAATTCCGGGCTGCGCGCCGATCCCGGCGTGATCATGAAAAATCTTCGGGGACAATCCAGCCTCTGGGGCTACTCCATCTCCGGTGATCTGCCCATTGTCCTGCTCTGGATCGAGGATCGGGAGAATATCCAACTGGCCCGCCAGCTCGTCCAGGCTCATGCCTATTGGCGCCTCAAGGGGCTGGCCGTGGATTTGGTGATCATCAATGAAGATCATGCCGGTTATCGACAGATTCTGCACGACCAGATCATGGGGTTTATCGCCGCCGGCGTCCACGGCAAGCGGGCGGATCGCCCGGGCGAGGTGTTCGTGCGCAACGCGGATCAGATTTCAGAGGAAGACCGGATTATCTTTCAGGCCCTGGCCCGGGTCGTCATTCGGGACAGCCGGGGGACGCTCATGGATCAACTGAACCGCGTCGGGCGTGATCAGCCGAAAATCCCGGCCCTGGCGCCGACCCGTATTTTCCGCCCCCTGCCGCCCATGGTTGCGCCCCAGCCGCGTGAGGATCTCCTGTTTTTCAACGGAATCGGGGGCTTTACCCCGGATGGTCGTGAGTACGTCATGACCACCAGTCGCGAGCAGGTCACACCGGCGCCGTGGGTCAATGTGCTGGCTAATCCAAATTTCGGCGCCATTGTCTCGGAAAACGGCCCAACCTACACCTGGAGCGAGAACGCCCACGAATTCCGCCTCACCCCGTGGCACAACGATCCGGTCGTGGATTCAAGCGGAGAAGCCTTTTACCTGCGCGACGAGGATCGCGGCCATTTCTGGTCGCCCATGCCGCATCCGGTCAGAGGCGCTTCTCCCTACGTCACCCGACATGGTTTCGGATACACTGTGTTTGAACATACGGAGCGCGGCATTTCTTCGGAAGTCTGGGTGTTCGTAGCCATGAATGCGCCGGTCAAGTTCACGGTGCTCAAGGTGCGCAACCGGTGCGGCCGTCCGCGACGGCTCTCGGCGACTGGATTCGTCGAGTGGGTGCTGGGGGATGTGCGTCCCAAGACGGGGATGCACGTGAGCACCGAGATTGATCCTGAAAGCGGCGCGATTCTGGCGAGCAATCCGTACAACACCGAATTCAGCAGGCGGGTGGCCTTTTTTAACGTGGATCATGCCACCAGGACGGTCAGCGCGGACCGGACCGAATTTATCGGTCGCAATAAAACCCTGGCCCGGCCCGCGGCCATGACCCGGTCCCACCTCTCCGGCAGGGTCGGGGCCGCGCTGGATCCCTGCGCGGCCATGCACGTTGTTTTTGATCTGGACGACGGTGAAGACCGGGAGATCGTGTTCACCCTCGGCGCCGGGCAAGATAGCGGTCACGCCACACGTCTCGCGCGACGCTATCGTGATTCCACAGCGGCGCGGAAAAACTTGGAAGCGGTATGGCTCTACTGGAATCACACCCTGGGCGCCGTCCAGGTGGAAACCCCCGACAAATCCGTGGATCTCCTGGTCAATGGCTGGCTTCTGTACCAGACCATTGCCTGCCGGCTTTGGGGCCGCAGCGGCTTCTATCAGTCCGGTGGCGCGTTCGGGTTCCGTGACCAGTTGCAGGACTCCATGGCCCTGATCCATGCCGAACCGGTGCTTGCGCGCGCGCACCTGCTCCGGTGCGCCGGGCGGCAGTTTTCCGAAGGCGATGTTCAGCACTGGTGGCACCCGCCCACCGGCAGAGGGGTGCGGACCAAATGTTCCGACGACTACCTCTGGCTGCCCCTGGCCACGTGCCGCTATGTCCAAAGCACCGGGGATACCGGGGTCCTGGACGAAACAGTTCACTTCATCAATGGCCGCCAGCTGGGCCACACCGAGGAATCCTACTATGATCTTCCGGTCAGGTCCGAAGAGACGGCCAGCCTGTATGAGCATTGCGTGCGCGCGATCCAGAGAGGGCTCCGGTTCGGCGAGCACGGCCTGCCCCTGATCGGAACCGGCGACTGGAACGACGGCATGGACATGGTCGGCCACGAAGGCAAGGGAGAAAGCGTGTGGCTGGGGTTTTTCCTGTGCGAGGTCCTGAACCGGTTCGCTGAGATCGCGCGGCTACGCAACGACCTGGACTTCAGCCGACAATGCCGAAACGAGGTCGCCCGGCTTGGCCGAAACATCGAGCAGCATGGTTGGGACGGTGCCTGGTACCTCCGGGCGTTTTTCGATGACGGCACCCCCATCGGCTCCGCGGAAAGTCCGGAATGCCGGATCGATTCCATAGCTCAAAGCTGGTCGGTCTTGTCCGGCATGGGCGACGAGGAGCGTTCGCGGGCAGCCATGGAAGCCGTGGACACGTACCTGGTCCGCCGGGAGGACAACCTGATCCAGCTTTTGGACCCGCCTTTCGACAAATCCGCATTGAATCCGGGGTATATCAAGGGCTACGTGCCGGGCGTGCGGGAAAACGGCGGGCAGTACACCCACGCCGCGATCTGGACGACCATGGCCTTTGCCGCGCTGGGCGACAAACGTCGCGCCTGGGAACTGTTCGCCATGATCAACCCCGTCAACCACGGAAATTCCGCCGAGGAAGTGAAAACGTACAAGGTCGAACCCTACGTGGTCGCGGCGGACGTTTACGGCGTGGAGCCGCACACGGGCCGGGGTGGATGGACGTGGTACACGGGATCGGCCGCCTGGATGTACCGCCTGATCATGGAATCCCTGCTGGGTTTCAGGATGGAAGCGAACAAACTGTCCTTCGAGCCCTGCCTCCCCGCGCAATGGGACGCTTTTACGATCCGCTATCGCTTTCGGGAAACCAACTACCGGATCACGATCAGGCAGCAACAGGCCGACGAAGACGAAGCGGCCACCGTTACGGTGGACGGGGTGGTGCAACGGGAAATGGCCGTGGCGCTTGTGGATGACGGCCAGGATCATCTGGTGGAGGTGATTTCAGCTCCAGCAGGAAGATGTTGGAAACAGTCAAACGAGTAA
- a CDS encoding FprA family A-type flavoprotein, with the protein MHPRQISERVSWLGVVDWDRRLFDSLIPLPDGTSYNAYLVQGSEKTALLDTVDPAMADTLMAQLRDVPKIDYIVSHHAEQDHSGTIPLVLEKFPQAKVVVTPKAKGMLIDLLRLPEDVFVSVEDNETLSLGDKTLKFIHTPWVHWPETMVSYLPEDRILFSCDFFGSHIATTDLFVTDEGRVFEAAKRYFAEIMMPFRAVIAKNLEKLSGLDMNVIAPSHGQIHRRPAFITDAYNEWVHATPRNLVVLPYVSMHGSTQAMVDHLVNALVVNGVRVELFNLVVTDIGKLAMALVDAGTIVVGTPTVLAGPHPLAAYAAFLANALRPKARYLSIVGSYGWGGKTVETLSGMIPNLKVEVLEPVLCKGMPKEDTFQALDNLADSITRKHQEQGFA; encoded by the coding sequence ATGCATCCAAGGCAAATCAGTGAAAGAGTATCGTGGCTTGGAGTTGTGGATTGGGATAGGCGTCTTTTTGACTCGTTGATCCCTCTTCCGGACGGGACCAGTTATAACGCCTACCTGGTTCAGGGCAGCGAAAAGACGGCCTTGCTGGATACGGTTGATCCGGCCATGGCCGACACGTTGATGGCGCAACTGCGTGATGTGCCCAAAATCGACTACATTGTCTCGCATCATGCCGAGCAGGACCATTCCGGGACTATCCCCCTGGTGCTTGAAAAGTTTCCTCAAGCCAAGGTCGTCGTGACCCCCAAGGCCAAAGGCATGCTGATAGATCTTCTGAGGCTTCCAGAGGATGTCTTTGTTTCGGTGGAGGACAACGAAACCTTGTCCCTGGGGGACAAAACCCTGAAGTTCATTCATACCCCATGGGTGCACTGGCCGGAAACCATGGTCTCCTATCTGCCTGAGGACCGCATCCTGTTCAGTTGCGACTTTTTTGGCTCGCATATCGCGACAACTGATCTTTTTGTAACGGACGAGGGGCGCGTATTCGAGGCGGCCAAGCGCTATTTCGCGGAGATCATGATGCCGTTTCGCGCGGTGATCGCTAAAAATCTGGAAAAGCTGTCCGGCCTTGACATGAACGTCATCGCTCCCAGCCACGGCCAGATTCATCGCCGTCCGGCGTTCATCACCGATGCCTACAACGAGTGGGTGCATGCCACGCCGCGCAATCTGGTGGTCCTGCCATACGTTTCCATGCACGGAAGCACGCAGGCAATGGTCGATCACCTGGTCAACGCACTGGTGGTCAACGGCGTGCGGGTTGAATTGTTCAATCTGGTCGTGACCGATATCGGGAAACTGGCCATGGCATTGGTGGACGCGGGGACGATTGTCGTGGGCACGCCCACTGTTCTGGCCGGCCCGCACCCTCTTGCGGCCTATGCCGCTTTTCTGGCCAACGCTCTGCGGCCCAAGGCGCGGTACCTGTCCATTGTCGGTTCCTACGGCTGGGGGGGCAAGACCGTGGAGACATTGTCGGGGATGATTCCCAATCTCAAGGTTGAGGTGTTGGAGCCGGTGCTGTGCAAGGGCATGCCCAAGGAGGATACCTTCCAAGCATTGGACAACCTGGCGGACTCGATTACCCGCAAGCATCAGGAGCAAGGGTTTGCATGA